The segment ATACGCGCCCGCACCCTGACTGATAGCATCCCGCCAGGGATAAAGAGGGGACGGACCGATGACCGACGGGAAGCGCAATCAACCGACGCGGCGCGGGCTGCTCCAGGCCGCCTCGGCGGTGACGCTCGGCAGCCTGCTGCCCTGGACCGCCGAGGCCGCCTGGCCGCTGCCAGCGAAGCGTCCGGTCGAGATGACCGAGAATATCTGGGTGACGGTGCGCGACGGCACCCGGCTCGGTTGCCGCCTCTGGGTGCCGAAGGGCGCGGACAAGGCGCCGGTCGGGGTGGTGCTGGAGGCGCTGCCCTATTCGAAGCGCGACGGCACCCGCGGCCGCGACAATGCCTGGGCCGACCAGTTCTGCCCCTATGGCTTCGCCTATGCCCGGCTCGACCTGCGCGGCTCGGGCGAATCGGACGGGCTGCTCCGCGACGAATATCTGGCGCAGGAACAGCAGGACATCGTCGACGCGATCGCCTTCCTCGCGCGCCAGCCCTGGTGCAACGGCTCGGTCGGCATGCGCGGGATCAGCTGGGGCGGCTTCAACAGCCTGCAGGTCGCCGCGCTCAACCCGCCCGCGCTCAAGGCGATCGTCACCGCCTGCTCGACCGACAACCGCTATATGGACGACGCCCATTATATCGGCGGCGTCCTCGGCCTCACCTGCCTCCATTGGGGGACGATGTTCCGCAACGTGCTGGTCGACGCGCCCGATCCGCAGATCGTCGGCGAACGCTGGCGCGACATGTGGATGGAGCGGCTGCGCAACCTGCCCGCGATCCATGCGAGATGGCTCGGCCACGCGACCTACGACGCCTATTGGACGCACGGCTCGGTCGAGCAGGACTATGCCGCGATCAAGTGCGCCGTCTATGCGGTCGGCGGGCAGGTCGACGCCTATTCGGCCGCCATCCCGCGCCTGCTCGAAGGGCTGAGCGCGCCGCGCAAGGGGCTGATCGGCTCCTGGGGCCACCAGTTCCCGGACGGCGGCAACCCCGGCCCCGGCCTCGACTGGGTGGTCGAGGAGGTCCGCTGGTGGGCGCACTGGCTGCACGGCGTCGACACCGGCATCATGCGCGAGCCGATGCTGCGCGCCTATGTCAACGAACGGACGCCGAGCGAGGTCTGGCCGGCCGACACGCCGGGCCATTGGGTGGCCGAGGCGCAATGGCCCTCGCCCGCGATCCGCAACCGGGTCTGGCACCTCAACGAAACGGGCCTCGCCGCGCAGCCGGGCGCCGAGACGCAGCGGACGATCGCTCCCCACCAGATGCTGGGCACCGCGAAGCGCGAATGGCTGCCCTTCAACATGGCGCTCGACCTGCCCGGCGAGCAGTCGCACGACGACGGCCTCGCGCTGGTGTTCGACAGCGCGCCGCTGGCCGAGGATGTCGAGATGCTCGGCATCGCCAAGGCCAGGCTGCGGATCGCCGCCGATCGCCCCGTCGCCAAGGTGGTGGTGCGGGTCAACGAGCTGCTGCCGGACGGCAAGAGTTGGTCCGTCACCTATGGCGTGCTCAACCTCACCCACCGCGAGAGCCACAGCGATCCGAGCCTGCTCGAACCCGGCAAGGCCTATGACGTGACGGTGCCCTTCGCCTATGGCGCGCACCGCTTCAAGAAAGGGAGCCGCATCCGCGTGGCGATCTCCGAGGCGCTGTGGCCGATGCTGGCGCCCTCGCCCGAGCCGGTGACGCTCGCCGTCACCACCGGCGCGTCGCGGCTCGAGCTGCCGGTTCGTCCCTATCGCGCCGGCGAGAGCGTCGGCGACCTGCCGGCGCTGCTGCGCGACCGCCAACAGTCTGCCAAGATCGGCTTCATGTCGGTCGAGGGCGAGACGATCCGGCAGACCGGCCCCGACGCCGCCGGCAAGGTGACCGTGATCCGCAACGATCCCGCGTCGCGGTTCACGATCGGCGACATCGCGACCGATCGCACCGGCCAGACCCGCATGGAGCTGAGCATCGTCGACGGCGACCCGACCAGCTCGGTCTGGCGGGTGACGGCGGGCTGGGGCTCGACGCGCGCCGACTGGGATTTCCGCACCCTCGCCACCACCGAGCTGCGGATGACCAGCCGCGAGTTCATCGTCACCGAGACGATGCAGGCCTTCGAACGCGACAAGGTGGTGTTCGAGAAGACCGTGGAGAACCGGATCGAGCGCCGCTTCTCCTGATCGATCGCGCTATTGATCGAGGAAGCGCTCGACCACCAGTTCGAACCGGTCGGGCTCCTCTTCGAACGGCTGGTGGCCGCTATGCTCGAAATAGTCGAGCGTCGCGCCGGGGATCGCCTTGCTGATCGCATAGGCGAC is part of the Rhizorhabdus wittichii RW1 genome and harbors:
- a CDS encoding peptidase S15 (PFAM: peptidase S15; X-Pro dipeptidyl-peptidase C-terminal domain protein): MTDGKRNQPTRRGLLQAASAVTLGSLLPWTAEAAWPLPAKRPVEMTENIWVTVRDGTRLGCRLWVPKGADKAPVGVVLEALPYSKRDGTRGRDNAWADQFCPYGFAYARLDLRGSGESDGLLRDEYLAQEQQDIVDAIAFLARQPWCNGSVGMRGISWGGFNSLQVAALNPPALKAIVTACSTDNRYMDDAHYIGGVLGLTCLHWGTMFRNVLVDAPDPQIVGERWRDMWMERLRNLPAIHARWLGHATYDAYWTHGSVEQDYAAIKCAVYAVGGQVDAYSAAIPRLLEGLSAPRKGLIGSWGHQFPDGGNPGPGLDWVVEEVRWWAHWLHGVDTGIMREPMLRAYVNERTPSEVWPADTPGHWVAEAQWPSPAIRNRVWHLNETGLAAQPGAETQRTIAPHQMLGTAKREWLPFNMALDLPGEQSHDDGLALVFDSAPLAEDVEMLGIAKARLRIAADRPVAKVVVRVNELLPDGKSWSVTYGVLNLTHRESHSDPSLLEPGKAYDVTVPFAYGAHRFKKGSRIRVAISEALWPMLAPSPEPVTLAVTTGASRLELPVRPYRAGESVGDLPALLRDRQQSAKIGFMSVEGETIRQTGPDAAGKVTVIRNDPASRFTIGDIATDRTGQTRMELSIVDGDPTSSVWRVTAGWGSTRADWDFRTLATTELRMTSREFIVTETMQAFERDKVVFEKTVENRIERRFS